TGCATGGCCCCAATCACGATCAAGAAATCCATGATGTCTTCTGCACGCTGGAGATAGGTAACTGCACCTTTCTTGCGTTCAATAACCTTGGCGTCCAATAAAAACTGCTGAAGGAGAGAGGCCAATCCTTGGGCATGGTCCAGATAAACAGAACTAATCTCCAACTGGTACTTGCCAGACTCAGGATCTCGGATGCTACCATTTGCCAGAAAGGCCCCACATAAGTAAGCACGACCAGCCTCCTCATCCGCTAAGATATCGGGATCAATGCCTGTCTCCAAACCAAAGAAGGAATCCGCAAGTCGCAAATCAGCTAAAAGCTCCTGCACCCTCTCATCGGTATAGACCGTGTAGACACGATTCTTACGAAGATTGCTCCTCTGATGATGTCGAATTTCTGACTTAATATCATAAAAATGGAGAAAGGACTCATAAAGGTGACGAGCCAACTTGGCATTTTCAGTCACAACAGACAAGGTCAAGCCCGAAGTCGAGAGACCGATACTGCCAGACATCTTGATGATAGCTGATAGTTCATGACGACTGAGATGGTGCT
This genomic interval from Streptococcus oralis subsp. tigurinus contains the following:
- the whiA gene encoding DNA-binding protein WhiA is translated as MSFTVAVKEEILGQHHLSRHELSAIIKMSGSIGLSTSGLTLSVVTENAKLARHLYESFLHFYDIKSEIRHHQRSNLRKNRVYTVYTDERVQELLADLRLADSFFGLETGIDPDILADEEAGRAYLCGAFLANGSIRDPESGKYQLEISSVYLDHAQGLASLLQQFLLDAKVIERKKGAVTYLQRAEDIMDFLIVIGAMQARDNFERVKILRETRNDLNRANNAETANIARTVSASMKTINNISKIKDRMGLENLPVDLQEVAQLRIQHPDYSIQQLADSLSNPLTKSGVNHRLRKINKIAEEL